The following are encoded together in the Babesia microti strain RI chromosome II, complete genome genome:
- a CDS encoding conserved Plasmodium protein, unknown function (overlaps_old_locusTagID:BBM_II03995) — MSRKGQDRMPFRPDVPPPHPHHMNPYPYKQPDPPDPRYPLYPDRFDHPPPGYQPQSFQPPPHYPLPQYQPPQHQHGIYNERHYPAIQPMNQQLPIAACAPPMASAVGHHTEKSDNLLAISRLAIFIINPKQNYQLLEEDLRELFSYYCANVQNITIWHDRAAAEVVLSSLSACTSACRDLDGLFLQGVGTLKCVVLNPGQNIETTLPPPDNVHMRQIPELKKICRLELIDIFTYEPDFNVANNILGQNNCNVEYIMSQTSNKVEFSLRGKPRDNAPVADRLHVALSSNDSISYQKAVDLTEGLLITIVEKFYAFCSSIAKPASPAAGFRRHEYQERPDGSLEYLGAREMDRPQQMWRN, encoded by the exons atgaGCAGGAAGGGGCAAGATCGTATGCCGTTCCGGCCTGATGTGCCACCACCTCATCCTCATCACATGAACCCGTATCCTTACAAACAGCCCGATCCACCAGATCCCAGATATCCACTATATCCCGACCGGTTTGACCATCCGCCGCCTGGCTATCAACCGCAGTCATTCCAGCCTCCACCGCATTATCCACTACCTCAATATCAACCACCGCAACATCAACATGGCATCTACAATGAGCGACACTATCCCGCCATACAACCTATGAACCAGCAACTTCCAATAGCGGCGTGTGCCCCTCCTATGGCATCTGCAGTGGGACACCATACAGAAAAAAGTGATAACCTCCTAGCAATATCCCGCTTAGCTATCTTTATCATTAACCCCAAACAGAACTACCAACTTCTAGAGGAAGATTTGAGGGAACTTTTCAGTTATTATTGTGCCAatgtacaaaatattactatATGGCACGATCGAGCTGCAGCGGAGGTTGTTTTGTCATCTCTATCAGCTTGTACATCAGCTTGTCGTGACTTGGATGGTTTATTTCTTCAAG GTGTTGGCACACTCAAGTGTGTAGTACTTAATCCGGgacaaaatattgaaacGACACTCCCGCCCCCAGATAATGTTCATATGAGACAAATACCAGAGCTAAAGAAGATTTGCAGGCTAGAATTGATAGATATTTTCACTTATGAGCCAGATTTTAATGTTGCCAATAATATACTGGGGCAGAATAATTGCAACGtagaatatataatgtcGCAAACTAGCAACAAAGTCGAATTTAGTCTAAGAGGTAAACCCAGAGACAATGCACCAGTAGCTGACAGACTCCATGTCGCCCTTAGTAGCAACGATTCGATATCGTACCAGAAGGCGGTTGATTTAACTGAAGGGTTGTTGATTACCATTGTGGAGAAATTTTATGCATTTTGCTCATCTATCGCAAAACCAGCCTCCCCTGCTGCTGGATTTCGGAGGCATGAATATCAAGAACGGCCTGACGGGTCACTAGAATATTTAGGCGCTAGAGAAATGGATAGGCCGCAACAAATGTGGAGAAATTGA
- a CDS encoding hypothetical protein (overlaps_old_locusTagID:BBM_II03970) yields the protein MSGYGGYLGDGTGYLPPDYRSMDQRVQNYSPNVPPMPPTNHHSHPIPIETNAPIRVRLYLCEHLRRHAPQIFTQGPLTQQQKSTTSAKYTTKSNKQLESQPSNQVVWKGYISRNGTKVVPVIATSHTNDALQYIKNIEFINITHRLTLENNFEKDPLATFTLRPTMPCHKDAFDEHLHYYPKGKIGVCPIDSQHVIFFCAHGNALFDKYSENQNTDTATCLIIKLPPREESTGDVTTASTATPTATGGNWLSQLSSMAKLLGS from the exons ATGAGTGGATACGGTGGGTATTTGGGAGATGGAACAGGGTACTTGCCTCCCGACTACCGTTCCATGGATCAAAGAGTGCAAAATTATTCACCAAATGTACCTCCAATGCCACCTACTAACCATCACTCCCATCCAATCCCAATTGAA ACAAATGCGCCTATTAGGGTCAGGTTGTACCTATGCGAACATTTGAGGAGACATGCTCCACAAATTTTCACCCAAGGGCCCTTAACACAGCAGCAAAAATCCACCACTTCTGCCAAATACACAACTAAATCTAACAAACAATTGGAATCTCAACCATCTAATCAAGTAGTCTGGAAGGGATACATATCCAGGAACGGAACCAAAGTGGTCCCAGTTATCGCAACATCTCACACAAATGACGCTTTACAGTATATTAAG AATATCGaatttataaacattaCTCACAGACTTACACTGGagaataattttgaaaaagaTCCATTGGCAACATTTACCCTAAGACCAACGATGCCTTGCCATAAAGACGCGTTTGACGAACATCTGCACTACTATCCAAAGGGGAAG ATTGGCGTATGTCCCATCGATTCACAACACGTGATTTTCTTCTGTGCCCATGGCAACGCTTTGTTTGACAAGTATTCTGAGAATCAAAATACGGATACCGCAACTTGCCTAATCATAAAATTGCCGCCCAGGGAAGAATCTACGGGAGATGTGACCACAGCTTCAACCGCTACACCGACGGCCACTGGCGGCAACTGGCTAAGCCAACTAAGTTCAATGGCCAAACTCTTAGGGAGTTAA
- a CDS encoding DDX5, DBP2, ATP-dependent RNA helicase DDX5/DBP2 (overlaps_old_locusTagID:BBM_II03965), with protein MSYGYGTASHTGFGGGYGSSSRGRPNDNASYGRNYSSHDHGGRSYGGYNVRRSYNRDSSSNLGGRLTIVDWKSENLVPFEKNFYVEHPKISAMTHQRVEEFRRLKEIIIISGKDVPKPVTSFEYSSFPNYLLDALKQVGFTEPTAIQAQGWPIALSGRDMIGIAETGSGKTLAFLLPSIVHINAQQLLRPGDGPIVLVLAPTRELVEQIRNECNKFGHSSRIKNTVAYGGVPKRSQIADLRRGVEILLACPGRLIDFLESNVTNLRRVTYLVLDEADRMLDMGFEPQIRSIVGQIRPDRQTLMWSATWPKEVQALARDLCREEPVHINIGSLNLTACHNISQEIMLVQEHQKKPTLKSLLPKLMDGSKIIIFADTKKGADILTRELRMDGWPALSIHGDKKQDERTWVLNEFKSGKHPIMIATDVASRGLDVKDVRFVINYDFPNQIEDYVHRIGRTGRAGTKGVAYTFLTPDKHKVAKDLVKILREANQPISPELSRIAHEQSYSGGGNRRWGGYSKSNNSNYVPLGRR; from the exons ATGTCGTACGGCTACGGTACTGCCTCCCACACTGGGTTTGGCGGCGGATATGGAAGCAGCTCTAGAGGCAGGCCTAACGACAATGCAAGTTATGGAAGGAATTACAGCAGCCATGACCACGGAGGCCGCAGCTACGGCGGATACAATGTCAGAAGGAGTTATAATAGAGACTCTAGTTCAAACTTAGGGGGCCGCTTAACCATAGTGGACTGGAAGAGCGAAAACCTGGTAccatttgaaaaaaatttctaCGTTGAACATCCAAAAATCTCTGCTATGACCCATCAGAGGGTAGAGGAGTTTAGACGTCTCAAGGAAATTATCATAATTTCTGGTAAAGATGTTCCAAAGCCTGTAACATCCTTCGAATACTCATCTTTCCCCAATTATTTGCTTGATGCCCTTAAGCAAGTAGGTTTTACGGAACCTACCGCTATACAAGCTCAGGGTTGGCCCATAGCTTTGTCCGGGCGGGACATGATAGGCATTGCAGAAACTGGTTCTGGCAAGACTTTAGCATTTTTATTACCTTCTATCGTTCATATCAATGCACAACAATTGCTGCGCCCGGGAGATGGACCCATAGTGTTGGTATTGGCCCCTACGCGCGAATTGGTGGAACAGATACGGAATGAATGCAACAAATTTGGCCATTCTTCCAGGATAAAAAATACAGTAGCCTATGGCGGCGTACCAAAAAGGTCCCAAATTGCAGATTTGAGACGTGGTGTTGAGATTTTACTTGCTTGTCCTGGAAGGTTGATTGATTTCTTAGAATCAAACGTCACCAATTTAAGACGCGTTACTTATTTGGTTCTAGATGAGGCTGATAGGATGCTTGATATGGGATTTGAACCGCAGATAAGAAGCATCGTGGGTCAAATTAGACCAGATAGACAGACTCTCATGTGGTCAGCCACTTGGCCAAAGGAAGTACAAGCTCTAGCTCGCGATTTGTGCAGGGAGGAGCCCGTGCATATTAATATTGGGTCTCTAAATTTGACTGCATGCCATAATATATCGCAAGAAATCATGCTCGTCCAAGAACACCAAAAGAAACCTACTCTCAAATCATTGCTACCAAAATTAATGGATGGATCcaaaatcatcatcttTGCCGACACCAAAAAGG GCGCTGACATTTTAACACGAGAACTTCGAATGGACGGCTGGCCCGCATTATCGATACATGGAGACAAAAAACAGGATGAAAGGACATGGGTTCTTAACGAATTTAAATCTGGCAAACATCCGATCATGATAGCCACCGATGTAGCCTCCAGGGGGCTTGACGTTAAGGATGTTAGATTCGTGATCAATTACGATTTTCCCAATCAGATAGAAGATTATGTGCATAGAATAGGGCGAACTGGAAGGGCTGGCACTAAGG GCGTTGCATATACCTTTCTAACCCCAGACAAGCATAAAGTAGCCAAGGATCTGGTCAAAATACTCCGAGAGGCTAACCAGCCTATCAGCCCTGAATTGTCGAGGATAGCGCATGAGCAAAGCTACAGCGGGGGTGGAAATAGACGTTGGGGTGGGTACTCTAAGTCGAACAATTCCAACTACGTGCCCCTTGGTAGACGCTGA
- a CDS encoding small subunit ribosomal protein S11e (overlaps_old_locusTagID:BBM_II03980): MESADIQTEKAFQKQPMVSTRKMQTLGKRARYWKDVGMGFPTPKAAKEGAYIDKKCPFTGNISIRGRIIKGMVISAKMKRTIVLRVSYLHYVPKYNRFEKRHSNIPAHCSPCFSVKDGDIVTVGQCRPLSKTVRFNVLKVEKNDIFGTARKQFRIF; this comes from the coding sequence ATGGAGTCTGCAGACATACAAACAGAAAAGGCTTTCCAAAAACAACCCATGGTTAGCACTCGGAAAATGCAAACGCTTGGAAAACGTGCCAGATATTGGAAGGATGTAGGAATGGGATTTCCAACTCCAAAAGCAGCAAAGGAGGGTGCTTACATCGACAAAAAATGCCCTTTTACTGGTAACATTTCTATTAGAGGGAGGATCATCAAGGGTATGGTCATATCTGCTAAAATGAAGAGGACGATTGTGTTGCGTGTTTCATACCTTCACTACGTTCCCAAGTACAACAGATTTGAGAAGAGACATAGTAACATCCCTGCCCATTGTTCCCCCTGTTTTTCTGTAAAGGACGGTGACATTGTTACTGTAGGTCAATGTCGTCCGCTATCTAAGACTGTGAGATTTAATGTTTTGAAGGTGGAGAAGAATGATATTTTCGGCACTGCACGCAAGCAATTTAGGATCTTCTAA
- a CDS encoding conserved Plasmodium protein, unknown function (overlaps_old_locusTagID:BBM_II03985), with the protein MIALTKIQLAVYRFHKKIGKGRWNRYIERYIPCRSIENTQRLVYNYPAKFTASTHSRSYLWRLPKLIAFATDANQVLSAWNLYRTKRKPPFLYLKALKRLVDLGGCDTSDYRFVLITSRIHRLRNTIINLPRLCHYLGKLKCAIDLERLGKFIIPKLRYYTPSQLALLAGSYGNCKLHDKYFFRHLSKSFKLLIHKASSGNLLRMANAYANCAVFDYGFIGAIAIQYTNLLTLSDNDRPKFGDTVQMISIFSQIKYRNLEFYRIVSMLTMEELKSAPDPLQISEILSAFASAKVNDIPLFIKIFDDINKRHYEYPPQNLSNIIKTLNKSLPMVKDDELMKYVISDTFDTDFERFDFKKWVYHHLEEFEPHDLAITMKKVKRLQQSATQIDANSYNKLKIALIRRLDQMKPEFSAKEYTYLRQLFTPNDNSLTFAQTTN; encoded by the exons ATGATAGCATTAACTAAA ATACAACTTGCCGTGTACAGATTCCACAAGAAAATTGGCAAGGGGCGTTGGAATAGGTACATTGAGCGATACATTCCCTGTCgatcaattgaaaatacACAAAGACTAGTGTACAATTACCCTGCAAAATTTACTGCTTCTACTCATTCCCGTTCTTATTTATGGCGATTGCCAAAATTGATAGCATTTGCCACAGATGCCAATCAGGTGTTATCTGCTTGGAATCTTTACCGCACCAAGCGCAAACCACCCTTTCTATACCTAAAGGCACTAAAACGTTTGGTAGACTTGGGCGGTTGTGACACCAGTGACTACCGTTTCGTTCTCATTACGTCACGAATCCATCGTTTGCGCAATACTATCATCA ATCTTCCACGATTATGCCATTATCTAGGGAAACTGAAATGTGCAATCGATTTGGAACGTTTGggtaaattcatcatccCCAAACTACGTTACTACACCCCTTCCCAATTGGCCCTGCTTGCTGGCTCTTATGGCAATTGCAAATTGCATGATAAGTACTTCTTTAGACATTTATCGAAGTCATTCAAGTTACTGATCCATAAGGCATCATCTGGGAATCTATTGAGAATGGCAAAT GCATACGCAAACTGCGCAGTGTTTGATTATGGATTTATTGGCGCCATCGCTATTCAATACACAAACTTGCTAACTTTATCAGATAATGACAGACCGAAATTTGGCGATACAGTGCAAATGATTTCCATCTTTTCTCAAATAAAGTATAGAAACTTGGAATTTTATAGGATAGTTTCAATGTTAACAATGGAAGAGTTAAAGTCTGCGCCAGACCCTTTGCAAATTTCAGAAATTCTTAGCGCTTTTGCTAGTGCAAAAGTTAATGATATACCTTTATTTATCAAG ATTTTTGATGACATAAATAAGAGACATTACGAATATCCCCCGCAGAA TCTGTCAAACATAATCAAGACTTTAAACAAATCGTTGCCTATGGTAAAGGATGATGAGTTGATGAAATATGTAATAAGTGACACTTTTGACACTGATTTTGAACGATTTGACTTCAAAAAATGGGTATACCACCACCTAGAAGAATTTGAACCGCATGATTTGGCTATCACCATGAAAAAAGTT AAAAGGCTGCAACAATCCGCGACCCAAATCGATGCAAATAgttataacaaattgaaaattgcACTGATTAGGAGACTGGACCAAATGAAACCCGAGTTTAGTGCCAAAGAATACACTTATCTGAGgcaattatttacaccCAACGACAATTCATTGACATTCGCGCAAACCACGAActaa
- a CDS encoding eRF1 methyltransferase catalytic subunit MTQ2 (overlaps_old_locusTagID:BBM_II03975): protein MNVLPDYILLDNNVYPPASDTFALSDAISSDLETIIAVNPTLILEVGCGSGYISTSLAMALIKHGIHTFILNSDLNPYATLMSLDTAKLNNTNAYTDGVRGSLVEWTNSEFDVMIFNPPYIPCQQFDHICSSIKCCNYDDCGKKLIELSYNGGPDGNVTINKFLSTSLNNLSPTGLIYLLLEKQNNPGAIIKELELMGYIVKILLTRYCYNEVYTIIRICKY from the exons ATGAATGTGTTACCTGATTACATATTGCTTGATAACAACGTCTATCCACCTGCTTCTGATACTTTTGCCCTTTCAGATGCCATATCCAGTGATCTTGAGACCATAATAGCTGTAAACCCCACTCTTATACTAGAGGTTGGATGTGGAAGTGGTTACATATCCACCAGCCTAGCTATGGCACTAATTAAACATGGAATCCACACgtttatattaaattctGACCTAAATCCATATGCTACCTTAATGTCCTTAGATACTGCTAAATTGAATAACACCAACGCATATACTGACGGAGTAAGGGGGTCACTAGTGGAATGGACGAATTCTGAATTTGACGTTATGATATTCAACCCA CCCTATATACCATGTCAGCAATTTGACCATATTTGCTCGTCCATTAAATGTTGTAATTATGATGATTGCGGTAAAAAATTGATCGAATTGTCATACAATGGTGGCCCGGATGGCAATGTAACCATTAACAAATTCCTATCTACTTCACTG AATAATCTGAGTCCAACTGGACTTATCTATCTG TTGCTAGAGAAACAAAATAACCCAGGAGCAATCATAAAAGAGTTAGAGCTAATGGGATATATCGTAAAG ATATTGTTAACTCGCTATTGTTACAATGAAGTATACACTATTATTcgtatttgtaaatattag
- a CDS encoding 26S proteasome non-ATPase regulatory subunit 9 (overlaps_old_locusTagID:BBM_II03990), with the protein MDKSCATDVREKLLALDTKRAQIEQEILDLNNKLNSAEMGFVGLKQPLVDKEGFPLSDIDICTVANARHKLICLGNDLKQLMAEVEQRLIDYHKSCSK; encoded by the coding sequence ATGGATAAGAGTTGTGCCACTGATGTGAGGGAAAAACTTCTGGCCCTAGACACTAAACGAGCACAGATTGAACAAGAAATTTTagatttaaataacaaactTAACAGTGCAGAAATGGGTTTTGTCGGTTTAAAACAACCGCTAGTGGATAAGGAAGGATTTCCCTTGTCGGACATCGATATTTGCACCGTGGCAAATGCCAGACATAAATTGATCTGTCTCGGGAATGACCTTAAGCAACTAATGGCGGAGGTTGAACAGAGGCTCATTGATTACCACAAAAGCTGTTCAAAGTGA